The window ttgaaacccttttggggtcacaaaatttttggatcgatatgatatttgtttttcctcctcatccagatttgtgtgacctaatgaatggattggatgaaaaataaacgttatggtgggcgttATGGttggccctacaaaagttttaacggtgagaatcagtccccacaactatttgtggtgtggtccacttgagctttggatattactcatttgatctaaaatgatctctccagatgcatgaacggtatagatataataaatacattactgtggggcccatttcacttTGAACTGTTCAGACAACCTGAGCGGGAGGAGCGCCTACGACGGAagcggatttcctacgaaagacTTTCGCATTaagttcctgcgttgggaactcagttggggcccattgtgatgtgtgtgagaaatcctatccgttcatccgttttgtgagtttattttaggacacgatgccaaaaatgaaccgtttccaaagctcaagtgggccgaaaacatgataattgaatgtccatagttgaaatattcatgggccatgaaagttttgaatcatgctaatatttgtgatttcatttcatccctataggaatgaagttattaatggtatggatggcacgtaaacatcactgtcgaactcaggtaggtttcaacggtaggaacttccttaaccacattttcctttagcacgGCCCACTCGAGgttggttcatttttggcatattgtcctgaaatgaactcacaaaactgatggaagggaaggatttctcacaaacatcacagtgggccccatctgggttcccagcgcaggaactccctGCGAAAGGTTTTGTAGGAAATCCGCGTGTCTGGGGTGGGAACGACGTagtgagtaaattctgtggggccactataattcatgtattttatccgctccatccatccattttaccatataattttatgattttagcccaaaaagtgaagcatatccaaagttcaagtggcccactaatggtcaatcaccattgtttcctatgatatggtctacctgattattggatttgcttatttttttgcataatgtcctaaaatgatatagaaaaacagatagacggggtggatactggatatagttgtcttagttcaattgGACAGCACAGAGCTTAGGACCctctacaaaggaaacctatcatgtgccattcttttttgagattttatgatttaaaagtgtgtatggaggtcttttttaacaatcctcaaagtttcattaaaaaattcaaccattttcccaatgtttcccttgttccccaaaaagtgcgataaactatgcgacacaaacgatatatcccgtgcgataaccgatatgtatctgtatcccaagggtgcgatacattgtgcgataccgatatttcgaacactagttcAAGGAGCCTTTGTTGTGGTTGTGGGAGACAAATTTGGATAGTGGGATCATTGCCCATGAATGCATTGATTCACGGTATAGGGAGGGCTAGTTGGACATTGAGAAGGCATATGACCATGTTGGTTAGGAATTTCCGAACTGCATGTAGGGGCAATGGGGATGTGGCCAGAATTGGAGAAGGTGGATCCAAGAGTGCAATTGGCTAGATTCTATGTTCTGGTTAACGGATCtcccaaaggttttttttttttttccatggctTCTAGGGGCCTTCGGCAAGGagatcttctctctttcttgtcTATGGTAATTGCAGAAGCCGTTAACAAGATGCTGGATAGAAGTGTTCCGACTGGTATAATTCGTGGTTTAAGTTGGCAAAAATGGGCACTCAGATTTCTCATCATCAGGTCCTAGAGTACCTTGTACCCGTCCTGATCGAGTTCAGGTCTTGCTGAGTTCAGTTCTCATTTTTTTTGAGGACTTGGATCTAGATCTGATTGGGTTCAGGTCCCCGTTGTGTGCTCATTGGATCCTTCGACCTTTGTTTTTTAGTCAGGTTCGGACTGGGTCCGGGTCAAACAATGGCacttacatggtggggcccacccaatagATGGATTAAGTTGCATGtacatgtgccactttgacacatgCATGGTGTGTAAATGGGCTTTCTTACATTTGTGTGGCTTAACTAATCTCATTTTGTTGCTAGGATAATTAATATACACAATATAAGtactttttgaaagataataataaaactatTAAAATTAAGTACAAACCAACCCGGACTTGCCAATGCCCGATTTTGACCGGGTCAAAGTTGGTGGACCTGACCTAAACCTGATCAGACCTGAGTTTTTACTGGGTCCAAAACCTGAACCCAGTCTGAATTCTATAAAGGTTGGAAAAGTTGATAATCCCTAGCCCATTAGAATCAGATCGGGTACTTTAGGTACTGACGGGTCTAGGTATCCATTGCCCTACTTGAAATGCCTCTTGTAGGAAATGATggtttaaactttaaagctcttcctcttctctctgcACATGAAGCTCATGTTTGGAACGATAAAattctgttttctttctttctttctttttattttttatagagaTTGTCAATCATGAGGGGGTCTAGGTATCCATTGCCCTACTCTAAATGCCCCTTGTAGGAAATGATGGTTTAAAGgctcttcctcttctctctgcACATGAAGCTCATGTTTGGAACCATaagattcttttcttttttttttttctaatagagATTGTCAATCATGAGGATCGTATTTGCCATAGCTATCCATATGGACTCATGGAACTCTAGGAGGGATAGAAGACCATACCTTGGCAAGCTAAGAAGGATCATGTTCCTCACGATGGCTCAAAGAAACGTTCTGGAACAAAACTTGCCATTTTTTTTACCACAACTTCTTTCCTACTTTTGGATTAATTCTCGAACCATACAACTTCCCCACGAGCCTACTAGAGGGCCCAATTTCTTCCCCTCTAAGATACCTCCAAGTTAGCACGTTTCGGACCACTTCGCCTCCCTCAAAGTCATATCACCTTAGCTTCTTTATAAAAGAGAGCATGCAGAGAGGGAATAGGTTCCACAATGGGGACCTTGTTGATCCACACATCATCCCAGAACCTCACCCTATCACCTCAGTCAACAATGAATGGAGTCTCCTTCTTAAAAGCCATACTTGCCTTTGGGGAATGATTCTCATTGTCATCATTGAACACCCAACTGAGCAGACTAATGTCTTTCCACATTTCTTTGGGGAATACCAGGAAATCATCCCCTATCGGAGGTAGGGTCTTTTGCTTGATGAAATAGGGAACATTGTCTGTAATGGTAGTGTCCACAGAAGCATATCATTTACCATTCAATAAACCTAGCACTCACACCTTCTTTTGAAGGTAAAATGAACACTTTTATCCAAATGGGCTGGGTGCACTTAGATCTGTTAGATAGTTCATTTCTTTGAGGATCTGTTTTACGGGACTATACTCAAAGCAACAGACAACATGTAACAAAACACTGAACCTTTGAGACTGTTTACTCATAAATGTTGATAGCTGGCATCACCCTTAAGAACCCCAGTTGGTAACCTACTAGTAAAATTATTAGTCGTGACTGATTCAGGCCAAAATGATTTTGCTACTTCCGTCTCCACAAGAAACCTGAATGATTTCAAGAAGATGACTTCTGCTCTCAACTTCCTGTCGGAATCTAGTTTCTTCAAGTATCCTGTTTAAGTTCTGCAAATATGTGGTTTAGCCAAATTATGGTTGGCCTCGGTTCACTATCCATATGAAAACTTTTGAATTGTTGAGGTGTCCCTCCACTGACCATGTTTGCCCCTGTGGTTAGGTCATGGATATTGCAATGTTAAGTTCCATCCTGAGTTCCTGACTTTCCGACAAAAGAAGGTGACTCAATCATTGCTTCTTAAAAGCCAGCATGTGGGTTCACACTAGGAGCACTCATAAACTGTTCTTTAATTCAGCGACCACATTGCGTATATCAGTTCATGGTATTTGAAGCTTCCTAGTATTAGTCTTTCAAGAAAGATCTTCCATATATCTGCATGTAAACCAGAAGACTATAATAGTTTAATTTGCTATAAATCGAGCGCATCGTCCTGCATGGCTGTCTCACCTTAAACAGCTGCACCCTTAATCAAGTACTCCAAGCAGATCTTTTCAGTTTTGTATTTTGTATGAAATGAAAAACTTCAGATAATGTCCAGCTAGAGAATTTGCTTTGAATCATCACTTATAGACTTTATATGTGAATGTGGCAATGAGGTTATAATGTATGCCATCCAAAGTGGTGTATATCTTAACTGCTTGCTTCTAAATTATATTCACATGCTGTAGCCCTCTGCCCTGCATGCTCATGATGTTGGGTCTAATGCATAAAATTTCTGATCGCATAAAATCACAAAGTTATGGTTTATTACACTTTTAAGAAGTTGGTGATGATCTTCATGATAACCAGTGCTCTCTGACCCTTTAGCTGGTGCTTACAGGTTCTTCGGCTTCTTGTTAAGATTCATCAAAGATTGCCCTCTCCCGATTACTTAACCATTTGCCAGTGCCTCATGTTCCTAGATGAGCCTGAAGATGTTGCAAACATATTAGTGAAACTTCTGCAATCAGGCAATAAGGTAGTTCTTTCATTACATTTTGTTATTTCCAATGTATGACTATTGAAATTATGTTGATGTCCTTAAGTACTTTACAGGATGAAGCACTTTTGGCCTTCCAAATAGCTTTTGATCTTGTCGAAAATGAGCATCAAGCATTTCTTTTAAATGTGAGAGATCGCCTCCCTGATCCCAAGCCTCAATCTTCAAGTCGCTTGAACCCTGAGCAATCCCCAGAGGTGGTTGAGCCTCCATCCAGTGCACCAGATTCTGCTCAAAATGGAAATGCTATTACCGGCAATACCAGTCCTACAGGTACATCTGAGGATGTTCACATGACAGATGGATCTCATGCTCCTAATGGAAATGTACATGCAATGGATCCAATTGAAGTTGCTTATGCAGAGAAGCTAGCAAAAATCAAGGGCATTTTGTCTGGAGAGACGTCAATACAATTGACATTGCAGTTCCTTTACGGCCATAACAGGTTAGGCTATTAGCttgtaaataaattttttttttatattacatTTGAtattttaaggtttccatccaagtTGGTTCTGAAATTGTTGCTGATACCCCAATGACATTTTGGATTCTTATATAGGTCGGATCTTTTGATTCTGAAGACAATAAAGCAGTCGGTAGAGATGAGAAACAGTGTCTGCCATAGCGCCACCATCTATGCCAATGCAATTATGCATGCTGGAACAACTGTTGATACATTTCTTAGGGAAAACCTGGTGATTGGGATACACTTTGTCTTGTTTTCTCCCCTCGTAGACTAATTTCATGATGTCTTGGACTCTTATCGGGTTATGTTTTAGACTTAGGATTACTTTCATGCATTAAAAATCTTCGGACTTGTGTCTTGGCAGGACTGGCTTAGTAGAGCTACTAACTGGGCTAAGTTTAGTGCTACTGCTGGGCTGGGTGTTATTCACCGAGGTCACCTTCAGCAAGGCAGGTCCCTGATGGCACCTTACCTGCCACAGAGTGGTGCTGTGGGTGGTGGAAGCCCCTACTCAGAAGGTGGCGCTCTTTATGCTTTGGGCCTGATTCATGCCAACCATGGAGAAGGCATCAAGCAATTCCTTCGAGAAAGTCTTCGCAGCACAAATGTTGAGGTAATATTCTTTTTATGATCAGTTAAGGAATCAAAACTCCTGGGTGTGTGGCCATGGATTTAAGACTCCACAACTTGGCCCGACTTGTCTGGTCGCAAGTTGAGTCGCTGCCTGGCTGAGTTGGGGGGTGACTCGTCTGAGTTGATAATCTCTATGAACTTTGTTGGTTCGTATTGACTAGATGAGTTTTAATTCCAAGTAATCAATGGACAATGAAAAAGTCCATtgtaccttttaaaaaaaagttgattGTTCCTTTTTAAAACAAAGTCCATTGTAAATCTCTAGTTTAGAAGCCATCCTTGTTCTAGATAACCAGTCTTATGTTGTTGGTGTTTTCTTGTGCAGGTTATTCAGCATGGGGCATGCTTGGGTCTTGGTTTGGCGGCTCTAGGAACAGCAGACGAGGAGATCTATGATGATGTGAAAAATGTTCTTTACACAGATAGTGCTGTTGCTGGTGAAGCTGCAGGTATCAGTATGGGTTTACTTATGGTCGGAACTGCAAGCGAGAAGGCAAGCGAGATGCTTGCATATGCACACGATACACAACATGAGAAGATAATCAGGTAAGTAGACTCTTGGGATCATGCATACAAAGCTTCCAGTCCATATATCattgttgtttttctttatttGGCTGCCTATAATTGTTATAGGGGATTATCACTGGGAATCGCACTTACGGTTTATGGAAGGGAAGAGGAAGCTGATACATTGATTGAGCAAATGACACGGGATCAGGATCCCATACTGCGTTATGGAGGTATGTATGCATTGGCATTGGCCTACAGGGGGACTGCTAACAACAAGGCCATCCGCCAGCTGCTGCATTTTGCTGTATCAGATGTGAGTGATGATGTAAGGAGGACTGCTGTTCTAGCTCTTGGATTCGTTCTATACTCTGAACCCGAGCAGGTTAGTGTTTTTTTCCCCGTTCATGTTGAAGGCTCTTAGTTTAGTTGGTGTTGAATTTTGTTTGTTGGCAACTTCCTTTCCAATCGCTGGGCTAGGAAGGAACCAGGTTTTCATGTTAGCCATGGCAAATTGAAATCATCATCATCGAAGCCTTGTCACAACTATTTGCAGTCGGCTTTAGTAACCTGTTTGACAAATCATAAAGATTTCAAAATAGTTGTTCTCATGATTGCTTGGCAGAAGTTTGATGACGGGCTGCTTGCCTGACATCAGCCTCCTTCATCTAGGGTGGGGACTGGTGGAGGTGTTGCTACTGCCAGTCCCATATTTGACGACAATAGGAATGAGAAAACCTCTAGAATACCTCCATTATTAGGCTATTTTGTTGGAATGCCTCTATAGTTAGCATAATATCTTGTCCCATTATTCTTTGGTCTTTCATTAAAATTCCTTTTGACCATAAGTCAAAGGCTCTTTAAATGTGAAATATCAACTGTGCCCTTAACCAGTTCCTTATGGAACATCGAAATGTTGCAGAAGGTTTGGATCACGTGTGCCTGTTTCCACCCTTCCCATGTAGGTACTTGTTCTGATGTGAAAATGTGTATAAGATCTAACCTTACCATCATGTATGCTAAAAAAATTTAGACTGTCTACTTAAAAATCAAGAAATTCTGGAGGTGGTTCACATCATCCAAAATAAGTGAATGGCTAAAAGAAAGTGTTATTGTCCGTTACAATGTGTATTGCAGCCTATTGCAGCCCCCTGATAACTGGATTGACATTATTTTTGAGACAATAGGTAAGCATCCTTTCCAATTTTATGTAAAGCTTGTTCTCTATGAGCATGCATGCTTGCATGTGGTATTTGCAATTTAAAATCTTTCTTCGAATTAGCAATGCTCTACACATGTTCTGCATGGGCATGTGGTATTAGCAACCTAAATCAGCCTGGGAATTAGCAATGCTCTGTTTACACAACCTTCTCCACCTCAGGTTTTGTTCGCATGGGTTTGAATGTACAGGGAGTTactgagctgtgtggggcccaccattatgtgcaAGTGCAATCTAAACTGCACAGCTAGTTCTCCCAACTGCGTGAGgcatagatttcaaaatccagcCTGATCTGTGACtcaggccacaccaaaggaaacaatggaggaCAGAGGGGAGCTAATGCTTACCACACCAAAGGGAATTAGCAATGCTCTGTTTACACAACCTTAGactatccatttgtttttctttttctttctttctttgtatcaGTTTAGATGAATTTCTTACGGGGAGAGGCATTCCAGTAAAATAACTCGAGGCATTCCAAAGGTTTTCCAATGAGAATGGCCGATCACCAAATGGCTCGCCTGTTTTGGGCAACAATTGAAATGGCAGAAACATATAAATGATAAGTGATAACTGAAAGTGGAGTTAGATTTTGTTAGATCTTCAGTATTTTTGTGGAATTTTGGACCTAACAAGGAATTAAGAATCTGAATCAGTTAGCTGGAATGAATATTCTGTAATGGAAGCTTAGTACTTACTACTTGCTCTTTtttattgaattattttttatttttatttcgaaCACATGGCTTCGATATTGGGGGGCTTCTCTTAACATGTTGCCGCTTTGTCGCGATGAATATCTTTTCTTTCTCGGATCAGCAATTGGCTCTGTACCAGAGACCAGAAAACACATAATTATTGATTGCCAATTGTACAGTCAGCCTAAAGTTAGGCTCAGTTCCAGCCTGTTCATTAATCTGATCTTCAAAGTGTCAAGCATAGTCCTGCTTGTCAATACCTGGGCTCCAGCAGGCCTCAGTAGAAAATTTTGACGAACCTGGTCAGGGTCCTTACCCATTTTCAAATTGAGTTTGAAATCACGACTCGGCCCAAACCATAGGCATTAGAAACCCAGGCTCTCTCTCAATTCTAATTCTGACCTTGTTTCTTTTTCTATCTTAAAACTTGCAGACTCCAAGAATTGTTTCTCTTCTCTCGGAGTCTTATAATCCACATGTCCGGTATGGTGCGGCCCTTGCAGTAGGGATCTCCTGTGCAGGCACTGGTCTGAGTGAAGCAATTTCTTTGTTGGAACCTCTTACTTCAGATGTTGTCGATTTCGTTCGTCAAGGGGCCCTCATTGCAATGGCTATGGTCATGGTGCAAACGAATGAAGCTTGTGATTCTCGCGTGGGAACATTTAGGTTTGTTTgcatggttttcaccattgaaaattccTCTTACCCTGTTCCAGTGCAAATTTATTATTGGGGCCCAGGTGGCCTCGTGCATGACATTAATGCTCATTGCACAGGAGGGGTTTACCATGGTCTGCCAAAATCACCATGATTTGACATCCATTTCGCAATCCTTAATCGGGTGGTTGTGATCATATCCAGTGAGACTGATTCTTGGATCATATGTAAACCAATGGGGACCGCTGCTATCcaggggtccaccttgattgtcGGGCGCCACAGAATTCGTTGTGGCTAGTGAGAATCCTTTTGTAAAAGATCATTGCTCCTCTTAGCGTTTTTATTTCTCCATCTTTACACATCCCTCCTTATCTCACATGACCATTTTTCATAATGTTAGGCGTCAGCTGGAGAAAATTGTTCTGGATAAGCATGAAGACACAATGAGCAAGATGGGTGCAATTCTGGCTTCTGGGATTCTTGATGCCGGCGGGAGGAACGTGACCATCAGGCTGCTGTCCAAGACCAAGCATGATAAAATCACTGCTGTCGTTGGGCTCGCTGTTTTCAGCCAGTTTTGGTATTGGTATCCGCTCATATACTTCATCAGCCTTGCCTTCTCTCCCACTGCTTTCATTGGGCTTAACTACGATATCAAAGTGCCGAGATTTGAGTTCTTGTCACATGCCAAGCCATCCCTGTTTGAGTATCCTCGCCCGACTACGCCGCCAACCACGGCATCTACTGTCAAGCTTCCTACTGCAGTCCTGTCAACATCTGCAAAAGCCAAAGCTAGAGCAAAGAAAGAGGCAGATCAGAAGGCTGGTGCGGAGAAGGTATCCAGTGAAGAGGCTTCTGCTGCCTCGAGTTCAGGAAAAGGTCCTAAATCCAATGAGAAGGATGGCGACTCCATGCAGGTAGACATGTGTTCTTAATGATTGCCATTAATATTCAGAGATGTGAAATTATATTCTCATCAGCAAATGCACTAACCATATGGAGCCCATTGTTTGGTGATCGGCCCGATTTTGGAAAGAGGATTCCCCGAAATCTCCTATATTGGTAGATCTGAAGTCCGCATCTTTTTACCTACAAGATATATGGATTCCTTAATCCATGGTGGCGCCATTAGATTAGCGTTTGAGATTGCCAAATTGTGGGCCCACAATATTTTTGCTGATAAGGACCCCTATAATTCCTGTGGTTGGAACAGTTTAGAACAAAATTACCTAAACTGTAGATGTGTTGGTGTAGCTGTGAATCGACAACTGTGTTATTTGATTTTCAGGTGGACAGCACTTCGGAAAAGAAGGTAGAGGTCGAGCCATCATTTGAAATTCTGACAAACCCCGCTAGGGTGGTCCCTGCACAGGAGAAATATATCAAATTTTTATCGGAAAGTAGATATGTGCCTGTGAAGCTAGCACCATCTGGATTTGTTCTGCTAAGGGACCTGCGCCCAACGGAACCAGAGGTACTTGCACTCACCGATGCACCCTCATCCATGACCTCATCTGCAGGGGGATCCGCGACAGCAGGTCACCAGCAGGGATCGGCCTCGGCCATGGCAGTCGATGAAGAGCCCCAGCCCCCACAGCCATTCGAGTACACGGCATGATCATGACCCGAATGTGGGGATACTCTATTTATGGTAGTCCTCCAGTGAAGAGCCTCTTTTGTTCCTCAGGGAGGTTGTGGCCTCATCTCCATGCATCTCACCGGTGCTTTTTATGTTAGTGCCCTTTTCTTTCTCGTAAACTGAGAGATGGGAGACTGGAGATGGTTACAGTGGCTACCTTAGTTTATTGGACTGTTTGTTTTTTCTTCCCCCTCCATTTCCCACCATTGTAACATCAAGTCTAGACATACACAACAGCATCATCTCTACCACAaaatcatcgtcatcgtcatcatctctTTCAAAAGTTTTTGTAGCGAGTGATTCAAGCGGAAAACGGATTGAATCTGCTGAGAACTCTTTCAGATTTGATCAAGTTTGTTTCCATGTTGTGGTTCAATTTAGCACGGTTTCTTCTAGGATTGTGCGTCGGTTATGAATGCATGTGATTGCGCATGTCCAGATATGAGCTTTGGGGATTTGCTGAGCCAAATCTACTGAATTTGAGACTTCacctctcaaaagaaaagaaaggaaaagaattgGAGACTTTTCTATATTTCCTTAAGGTGGGACATATGGCCTGGCAATCCATACCATTGGTGTATTCCCAAAAGATCTCCTGACTGGAAAATCCCAGGTCCCTGACCATTagatttgtggcctacaaattgCAGAGCAGTTGCTAAGATATTCCAGCCCAGAAGATCAGTGGTGCATTGCTCTGCAATGGGAAGCAGCAGATCAATGGTCTTGGCTAGTGGGCCATGCAGTCCTCACTCATTAGAATTTAAGATTAAGTTAAGCTTAGCATTTATTTGGATATGCGTAAATGAATTTAGACACTTGAATGCATTTTTGAAGTTGGAACTCCAAGTACAAAGCTTTTTGAATCTCAACTTTATAATGATGGATGGTTGGGGTTTAAAGTGGGGGGGCTGCGTCCGGGTCTTTATCCATTGGAAGCGCTAGCTAAATGGACAGGGCATTGGTGTCCACGTTGCGGCCTTTCAAAAGCCCCCTTTGGGTGATGCTCTTGAACCACGAGAAATCATTTCTGCCCTACTTTGAACATTTTCTAAGATTTCCCTAGATAAATGGGTAAATGCAGCTAGCTGTCTGCACGAGCGACCATGTTGGAGTAATACTGTGATacaaaccgtccattaggtgggtcacactataatcatacaCTATCTAAAAAAACTCGAGCCCCATCTACTCTACAGAAGTGAAATCTAGCGTCAGAATGGTGTCATTACGATTATGGGTGGAAAGTGGTCAGTTTGAGGTAGGTGGTTCTGGGCCGGACTCATTTAATAATCAGGTTTATAATTTGGTCCCAGATCATACCCATTGAAATATTGGTTAGGTCTGAGTAGGGTCCAAAGCAGAATAAGCTGTCCCATTTATTTTACCAGTCAGGCTTGGTACGGGATGATCTAGATCTGAGACTTGAGATTGatgtttccttctctctctctctaattttttattttttatttttttaattatttatttatttattttttttccattgacAACAAAAGTGAGGCATTGTGAGATTTGGTTTCCATGACAGAGAGAGATCTGTAAGTGTAAAAGACTTACATTTGAATGCACGTAGATTGGAGCTTGTAAATGCCAAATGGAGGTAAATGTATTGAGGGTAAATTTGCCTACtcaattgtgtttggatggaagtaaatgaaaTGTATTTGAAATTCAGATATTTTGTTTAGATGCttgtaaatgggaggaattggaatggattgaaattttttaatttattcatgggaacatatgtgatatcccaaattaACTTTAACATcctaaattagtgtacatatatgATATTTAATATAGTGATtataataagcctattgaaatatatacttcagtaaaaatgaggaaattttgagtcttgggtgggccacaaatgtaaggatcgcAAATAAGCAACTTGCCAAAGTTTTTTAATCGTTCATTTAGATGGTTGatctttggacggtttggatcattctattggtgtgcttttagtgatgtagctgataatttgattgttttggaatatcattaGCATGTAGACAAGTGCGCAGCCGCACCTTTGTTTACTTGCACCTCTCCAAGGAGCTTAAGAAAGCATTTTacccccatttacttccaaattcTCTCTCACAAGAGAagatttcattttcctccatttcaTTCCCCCCCAATTTACTCCCCATTCAACCAGCCCTTTAGTTCTCTATGTATGTTGCAGTACCTTTTTAAAAAAGTTGCTTCGTTAATCCATATAATTATCAAAGCATTACCTTATTCTTTAACTGCT is drawn from Magnolia sinica isolate HGM2019 chromosome 5, MsV1, whole genome shotgun sequence and contains these coding sequences:
- the LOC131246453 gene encoding 26S proteasome non-ATPase regulatory subunit 1 homolog A-like, whose product is MAAAATMVSSASGLLAMLNEPHPMLKLHALSNLNTFVDLFWPEISTSVPAIESLYEDEEFDQRQLAALVVSKVFYYLGELNDSLSYALGAGPLFDVSEDSDYVHTLLAKAIDEYASLKSRAVESNDEAAKVDPRLEAIVERMLDKCISDGKYQQAMGIAVECRRLDKLEEAISSSDNVHGTLSYCINISHSFVNRREYRREVLRLLVKIHQRLPSPDYLTICQCLMFLDEPEDVANILVKLLQSGNKDEALLAFQIAFDLVENEHQAFLLNVRDRLPDPKPQSSSRLNPEQSPEVVEPPSSAPDSAQNGNAITGNTSPTGTSEDVHMTDGSHAPNGNVHAMDPIEVAYAEKLAKIKGILSGETSIQLTLQFLYGHNRSDLLILKTIKQSVEMRNSVCHSATIYANAIMHAGTTVDTFLRENLDWLSRATNWAKFSATAGLGVIHRGHLQQGRSLMAPYLPQSGAVGGGSPYSEGGALYALGLIHANHGEGIKQFLRESLRSTNVEVIQHGACLGLGLAALGTADEEIYDDVKNVLYTDSAVAGEAAGISMGLLMVGTASEKASEMLAYAHDTQHEKIIRGLSLGIALTVYGREEEADTLIEQMTRDQDPILRYGGMYALALAYRGTANNKAIRQLLHFAVSDVSDDVRRTAVLALGFVLYSEPEQTPRIVSLLSESYNPHVRYGAALAVGISCAGTGLSEAISLLEPLTSDVVDFVRQGALIAMAMVMVQTNEACDSRVGTFRRQLEKIVLDKHEDTMSKMGAILASGILDAGGRNVTIRLLSKTKHDKITAVVGLAVFSQFWYWYPLIYFISLAFSPTAFIGLNYDIKVPRFEFLSHAKPSLFEYPRPTTPPTTASTVKLPTAVLSTSAKAKARAKKEADQKAGAEKVSSEEASAASSSGKGPKSNEKDGDSMQVDSTSEKKVEVEPSFEILTNPARVVPAQEKYIKFLSESRYVPVKLAPSGFVLLRDLRPTEPEVLALTDAPSSMTSSAGGSATAGHQQGSASAMAVDEEPQPPQPFEYTA